In the bacterium SCSIO 12741 genome, GTGACGAGGATGATACACTTCGTTGGGGAACGGTAATGCCATCTCAATTGGGAGCCGTTGATTTTTATAGCTATTCTATGGTTCCGAGTTATGGAATTAGCAATGATTCAATCTTTCTTCCTGATACCTTAAGTCCTGGAAATGTTTCCGTTCTCTATACCATCACCGATACCAATGGATGTGTTGCAGATTCGATGGTAAACGTGGTTGTAAATGCTATACCTCAGGTTCAATTAAGACTGAATCCGGCTAAGATTTGCCGCAATGAGCAGCCCTTTTCTTTCAGTGGTACGGGAAGCCCGACGACTGGACAAAAAAGTTACTACCTCGGATCTGGAATAACAGACAGTACCGGGTCGTATGACCCTAGCGGGGTTCCAGCATCCTATTCACACGATACGATTACCTATGTAAACATTTCCACTCAGGGGTGTATGGGGATGACCACAGCACTTTTGATTTTGGATACCGTTCCGGTAGTTACTTTGAACATTACCGATACGGTGTGTGACAGCGATCCTCAATTGGTGCTCAATTATGGCCAGCCTACGACTAACGGATCCTGGCAATATTCGGGGAATAGCTACATTCCGAACAACACCAATATTTTTTATCCGATTCAGGCCCCTCCCGGAAAACACGAAGTCATCTACAGCTTTACTGATTTTGAAGGGTGTACGGCATCCGACACTGACTCAGTTGATGTGCGACCGTTGCCCATCGTATCCATGGGAAGTGTAGGAACCATTTGCCAAAATGATACGCTTAATCCTTTGAACCAGGGAACGCCGGCAGGTGGGTATTACGAAACAGCCTTAGGAATTCTGGCAAATGATCGTCTCAATCCGGCTCAATATGGAGTGGGCGATAACGACGTTTGGTATCACTTTGAAGATTCCTATAAATGTGCCAATAGGGACACCAATGTCTTTACAATTTTGGAGTTCAAAAAACTCCGGTTCAACAACCTTTTCTCCAGTCCGATTTGTGAGTTGGAAGGAACCATTGATTTGGATCATTTAGGAGACAGTATGGGCTTGGACCCCACGCCAAGTGCAGGCGGATGGTATTCTTTCGATGGAACCACCCCGATTTCTATTCTTGACCCGACCGATTTTATTGGACCATCAGATTCACTTCCTGTTGATACCACTTTGTACTACCAATTTACCAACGTAAACAATTGCTCCAGTATCGATTCTCAGGTTGTGACCATTCGTCCGGCCCCTCAAGTAGAGATACGTTCGGCCGATGAAGCTTGTAAAGGCATCGAGCACGAACTTGAAGTATTTGGTGGTGGTAATTTCATTTGGAGCACCGGAGAGATCACCAAGTCAATTCGAATTTTGCAGGATACGGCTACAGGTTATTCCGTTACAGCCACTGACTTTTTCGGTTGCCAGGATTCAGACAGCATTTTTGTAAGAATGTCGAATGGGATATTCATTACGGCCAAAAAAGATAGCGTTACTCTGCACAAGGGAACGGAAGTAACCCGGGACCCATTGGTACTCTATCCATCTGATACGGTGGCAATGATCGGGATATATGAAACGAAAATTGAACCGTCTCACGCTTCGGTATTTGAACCTCAATTTGGCATAGATCCACGCTTCGAATCCGAGTACTACTACAAACCCGATCCGGATTTTAGAAGAATTGATTCGGTTCAATACAAGATTTGCAACATTACCTGTCCCAATTTGTGTGACTCCAATTATGTGATTTTTCACGTGTTTGGAAACCCCTATGAATTCATTCCAGGTGGGTTCTCGCCAAATGGTGATGGGGTGAACGATACTTGGGTTGTTCCAGGTATTGAAGCCTTTACTTCCAGCGAATTGTATATTTATAATCGCTGGGGAGACCTGATCTATTCCGCCAGTCCTTACGAAAATGAGTGGGAAGGGCAAACGAATACCGGCCTGTTGGGCGGAGATCGGGTAGGGGATGGAACCTATTATTATGTATTGATCACAAATGGTGGTGAACCCCTAAAGGGAACCATTGAAATGAAATCGAGGTGATACGCGGCTTGCACATATTACTGGGCCTTTCGGCTATGCTGCTTGTAGGCATGTTGCACGCTCAACAGACTCCTGTAAGTGCACAATACCAGTTGCACCCGCCCTTGGTAAATCCGGCTGCCATTTCTTTAAAGAATTCCATAAACGGGGCCATGCTAATCCAACGCCAATGGTGGGGACATGAGGACGCTCCAACTACGTTTTACCTGAATGCCAATGCACCCTTGATCAATGATGACAATATGGTGGGTATTCTTGTGGTGAACGACAACATCAGTATTCACAACGTGTTCAAGTTTTCGGCGATCTATTCCCGCAAATTCAAATTGGACCAGGGTAGTTTCTTCTCCTTGGCTCTTTCACCTGGATTGGAACTGATTCAAAGTGACTATTCCAAAATCAATACGGACTTTGCGGGTGATCCAATTTTTGCCGGACAGTCGGTAACCCAAACTTCCTTTAACAGTGGTTTTGGTGGGTACTACTACAACAAACGCTTTTATGCTGGCGTATCTATTCCCCGCTTGATGTACAATTATCAAGAAGGAGGAAACAACGGAGAAAGCTCTCCCAAAACCACCATCGACCTCAATCAGATGCCCTTGTATGTGAACTTGGGGTGGAAAAAGGACCTGGGACCCATTGTTACCTTTAAGCCATCGGCTATGGTTCGGTACCAGCAGGGATCACCGATGCAAATCGATTTTAACGCCCTATTTGAATACCGGGAAACGATTGGGGTAGGAGTGAGCTACCGTACCATGAATAGCATGAACTTTTTGGCGAATTACAAGCTCCCTGGAGATTTCCAGGTGGGGTATGCTTATTCCATGCAGTTTGGTTCGCAATTGAACCCTTACCACAGCGGAAGCCATGAAATCATGTTGATCTATGGAATGGGTAACGTAAGCCGTACCAATATCGACTTACCCGATCAAGTGCGGGATTACCGCAAGCAGAAAGACAAGGATGTGAAACGCGCTAAACGCGGTGGTAAGAAGAAAGCCGGTAAAGTGAAAGGTGCACCGGGTGGAGCAAGAGATAGAAAACAACCTTACTCCTAAGTCCCAGAAACCATTTAATCCAAATTACTTTTTAAAGCTATCGGCTACAACCAATTCTTTGGTGCCGTGTGTCCAGGAGTAGAATCCTTCACCCGTTTTAACGCCTTTCTTACCCGCAGTAACCATGTTTACCAACAATGGACATGGTGCATACTTAGGGTTGCCAAAGCCTTCGTAAAGAACGTTGAGGATAGACAAACAAACATCCAAACCGATGAAGTCAGCCAGTTGCAACGGACCCATTGGGTGAGCCATTCCTAATTTCATTACCGTATCGATCTCTTCAACGCCAGCTACACTCTCATACAAGGTGTAAATAGCTTCGTTGATCATAGGCATAAGAATACGATTGGCAACAAAACCTGGGTAGTCATTTACTTCCACCGGAGTTTTACCCAATTTGGCTGACATTTCCATGATATCCTGAGTCACCTTGTCTGAAGTGGCGTATCCGCGGATAACCTCAACCAACTTCATGATAGGTACAGGATTCATAAAGTGCATTCCAATCACTTTATCAGCTTTTCCGGTTACGGCAGCAATTTTGGTAATGGAAATAGAACTGGTATTGGTAGCCAGGTAGCAGTCATCTGAAGTAAAGGCATCCAAATCGCGGAAGATCTTCAATTTCAGGTCTACGTTTTCAGTGGCCGCTTCAACAACCAATTCGCGATCAGCTACTCCACTTTTCATATCAGTAAAAGTGGTGATGTTAGCCAAGGTAGCTTCCTTAGCTTCTTCTGTGATTCTTTCTTTCTTAATCAGGCGATCCAGGTTTTTGGTAATGGTACCTAAAGCTCTTTGCAAAGAGTCTTCAGAAATATCAATCAAGTTTACCTGGAATCCGTTTTGAGCAAATACGTGCGCTATCCCATTTCCCATGGTACCGGCGCCAATCACAGCAATTTTATTCATCGTAATGTGTCTGATTTAGGGCTCCAAAAGTATAAAAAAGAGTGGCTCGCCTGAAGCTTGGTAATCCCAGAAAAGAAAGAAAAAAGGAAACTATTTTCCGCGGCCCTGAAAGACAATCAGAACGGTGTAGATCAGGATTTTGAAATCCACGAATAGCGACATGTTTTCCAAGTAAAGGATGTCGTATTTCATACGGTCGATCATTTCATCGACGTTTTCAGCATAGCCGAATTTCACCTGACCCCAAGAAGTCATTCCAGGTTTGATCCGTTGCAGGTACATGTAGTGCGGTGCACGCTCCACAATTTGCTCGATAAAGAAGGTGCGTTCGGGTCGGGGACCAACCATACTCATGTCACCTTTCAATACATTGAGGAACTGAGGAATCTCGTCAATCCTTGTTTTGCGAAGGAATTTTCCAAAGGGTGTGATTCGAGGATCATTCTCACTGGAAAGCTGCGGACCATTACTTTCTGCATCCTGTCGCATAGACCTGAATTTGTACATGGTAAAAGGCTTACCCTGAATACCAATTCGTTGGTGCGAATAAAACACAGGACCAGGTGAGGTGATTTTTATAACAATTCCGGTAATGAGGTAAACCGGCGAAAGTAGGATCATGGCCAAAATGGAAATGATCACATCAAAAAATCGCTTGAGTGATTTTTGCCAGGCGGGCATTATCTCCTGATTGATCTGAACCAATGGAGCTCCAAAAATGGAGGTCATTTTAACCGAACCGGATAGAATGTCGTAGATATCGGGGATAACACTGATATGCACATCGCTATCCTTTAACATATTCAGAATCTTTCCGATTTTGCCATGCTCAGAGGTTTCAGCCGCGATAATGACCTCTTCTACGCCATACCCGCGAATAATATCAGTGATGTTTTTTACATGACCCAAATGGGGAAGGTAGGGCTTCATGATCAAGCCATCTTTTCCATTGATATGCACGTAACCCACAAACTTGAATCCACTTGACTTCTTCTGTTGCTCCAGCTCTTTGTAGAGTGAAAATGCGTTCTCATTACTACCCAGCAAAAGCGTATTGAACCCGTACAAGCGATTGTGAATTTTGTAAGCGGTTTGCGAGGAAAGCAAGAATCGGAACAGAAAAGTGAAAAAGAAATGTCCTAAAAAGAGGGAAGAAAAGGAAAGGTAATAGGCCTTGTAGCTACTGATTTGATCATCGAGGAGCAAGGTGAAAAAGATCACAATAACGCCGATGAACGTTTGCATCAAGGTTTGGCCCAATTCCTTCAGCCTCGATTTGCGGTAAATGTCTTGATAGGTTCCGGTAACAAAGTAGAAGAATAACCAACCGGCTGGAATGATAAAAAGGCCCGTGTAAAAGCGGGAATCAAAAAGCATTTCTACGCTTGGATCGTAAGCCAGAGGCTCGATGTACACTTTTCGAAAAACAAAGAATAGAGTCCAGGTGATCGCCGCAGCGAGTGCATCTGCCAGTAAATACTTGACTACCTGAATTCTTTTATTCAAAATGAACGACTTTTAAGTTATCCAAATACAAATACCCGTTGCCACCGTTAGACGTGGTCTCGATGTATACTCTATGACTGACCGAATTCTGCTGTGCGCTAACCACAGGGGTCAAATAGACATACAACTTGTTCCAAATGACTGTGCCGTTATCATCCGTTTTCGGAGAAGCGACCATAACCGGGCTGAGGTAAGAAACCAGGTCTGCGTTATAAGACCTAACAAGAATTTGGAAGGGAAGGTTGGTTCGGTAGTCAATTTCTAGGTAAACATCGTTTCCG is a window encoding:
- a CDS encoding 3-hydroxybutyryl-CoA dehydrogenase — its product is MNKIAVIGAGTMGNGIAHVFAQNGFQVNLIDISEDSLQRALGTITKNLDRLIKKERITEEAKEATLANITTFTDMKSGVADRELVVEAATENVDLKLKIFRDLDAFTSDDCYLATNTSSISITKIAAVTGKADKVIGMHFMNPVPIMKLVEVIRGYATSDKVTQDIMEMSAKLGKTPVEVNDYPGFVANRILMPMINEAIYTLYESVAGVEEIDTVMKLGMAHPMGPLQLADFIGLDVCLSILNVLYEGFGNPKYAPCPLLVNMVTAGKKGVKTGEGFYSWTHGTKELVVADSFKK
- a CDS encoding type IX secretion system membrane protein PorP/SprF encodes the protein MIRGLHILLGLSAMLLVGMLHAQQTPVSAQYQLHPPLVNPAAISLKNSINGAMLIQRQWWGHEDAPTTFYLNANAPLINDDNMVGILVVNDNISIHNVFKFSAIYSRKFKLDQGSFFSLALSPGLELIQSDYSKINTDFAGDPIFAGQSVTQTSFNSGFGGYYYNKRFYAGVSIPRLMYNYQEGGNNGESSPKTTIDLNQMPLYVNLGWKKDLGPIVTFKPSAMVRYQQGSPMQIDFNALFEYRETIGVGVSYRTMNSMNFLANYKLPGDFQVGYAYSMQFGSQLNPYHSGSHEIMLIYGMGNVSRTNIDLPDQVRDYRKQKDKDVKRAKRGGKKKAGKVKGAPGGARDRKQPYS
- a CDS encoding sugar transferase, translated to MQVVKYLLADALAAAITWTLFFVFRKVYIEPLAYDPSVEMLFDSRFYTGLFIIPAGWLFFYFVTGTYQDIYRKSRLKELGQTLMQTFIGVIVIFFTLLLDDQISSYKAYYLSFSSLFLGHFFFTFLFRFLLSSQTAYKIHNRLYGFNTLLLGSNENAFSLYKELEQQKKSSGFKFVGYVHINGKDGLIMKPYLPHLGHVKNITDIIRGYGVEEVIIAAETSEHGKIGKILNMLKDSDVHISVIPDIYDILSGSVKMTSIFGAPLVQINQEIMPAWQKSLKRFFDVIISILAMILLSPVYLITGIVIKITSPGPVFYSHQRIGIQGKPFTMYKFRSMRQDAESNGPQLSSENDPRITPFGKFLRKTRIDEIPQFLNVLKGDMSMVGPRPERTFFIEQIVERAPHYMYLQRIKPGMTSWGQVKFGYAENVDEMIDRMKYDILYLENMSLFVDFKILIYTVLIVFQGRGK
- a CDS encoding gliding motility-associated C-terminal domain-containing protein, which codes for MPDTFCLDHTPQNVVFSPALNLQTGTLISGKGVIVTGPNAVYNPFLAGVGNDTVKYTHVDATTGCQNDTSAVFRVDELPMIQILTANLLDYCQGDEDDTLRWGTVMPSQLGAVDFYSYSMVPSYGISNDSIFLPDTLSPGNVSVLYTITDTNGCVADSMVNVVVNAIPQVQLRLNPAKICRNEQPFSFSGTGSPTTGQKSYYLGSGITDSTGSYDPSGVPASYSHDTITYVNISTQGCMGMTTALLILDTVPVVTLNITDTVCDSDPQLVLNYGQPTTNGSWQYSGNSYIPNNTNIFYPIQAPPGKHEVIYSFTDFEGCTASDTDSVDVRPLPIVSMGSVGTICQNDTLNPLNQGTPAGGYYETALGILANDRLNPAQYGVGDNDVWYHFEDSYKCANRDTNVFTILEFKKLRFNNLFSSPICELEGTIDLDHLGDSMGLDPTPSAGGWYSFDGTTPISILDPTDFIGPSDSLPVDTTLYYQFTNVNNCSSIDSQVVTIRPAPQVEIRSADEACKGIEHELEVFGGGNFIWSTGEITKSIRILQDTATGYSVTATDFFGCQDSDSIFVRMSNGIFITAKKDSVTLHKGTEVTRDPLVLYPSDTVAMIGIYETKIEPSHASVFEPQFGIDPRFESEYYYKPDPDFRRIDSVQYKICNITCPNLCDSNYVIFHVFGNPYEFIPGGFSPNGDGVNDTWVVPGIEAFTSSELYIYNRWGDLIYSASPYENEWEGQTNTGLLGGDRVGDGTYYYVLITNGGEPLKGTIEMKSR